The segment CAGTGCTGTAATTTGATGCGACCTGCTGCAGTTACAAGTGCACTGTGGGTGACCAGATTAATAGAGAAACGTTGTCGATGATTTTCATTATCAATAATCGATAAGTTACAGCCCTACTCTTAACTCGAGTCGTTCAATGTGGTTTTTACCATTCTGCCACAAGTGCCGTAAATTGAGCTTAACTTTTAGTTAAGGCTCCATACATGAAAGCTGTACTTGCTGAAAGCAGCACATTACAGTGACTTTACCACAGTAAGATTCTGAACCTTTACCTCTGGTAAATCACTATAATACAGTGCCTCAGATTTAAATTTGTGCTTCTGTCACATTAAGATGACAGCTGCAGACATTTGTGCCAACGCAGTCACACATTCTTCCACAGACAAAATGCTTCGAGAAAATTAGACTAGTTTGCTTTCCCCTCCAACAGTTTTATTGACATAGCATAACTACAATGGAACCATAGTGAGAAATTTGAGCTCCCAACTCAAATATCCAACAGCAGCCTTCTGGAAACGTGCGGCTTCCAGTCCACATCTGCAATAAGAGAACATGATCAATGCTCGAGTCTCTACATGATCAGTTTAGTAGGTCATCTACAGGTCCTTGCCTGGTCACACCTTCGCCTTCCGTCCCCTTCCTTTACCCTGATAGAAACAATGCATTCATTTGTGCATAgcttaagaaaaagaaaaaaaaaaaacttcaagtataataaaaaataaaatctacctTTTTAGGTGGATTTTCACCATCTGAGGCTTCCCTGTATTTACAAAACTCTATTAGTTTGCTTtgagaaacaaataaaataaactcagtTAGGTGTTAGATTTAGCTTACTCATCCTCTCCCTTTTCTGGCTTCTTTCTCTTTAAAAGAAGAGAGCAATGAGAATTAGAACAAATTTAATTGAAACGACTTGTGACCTACAAGACGAGTCCTTACTTTGCCAGCACCATTTTTTGTGGATTTCTTAACCAGTGATACTTCAatatcttcctcctcttcttctacCTCCTCATCCATCTCTTCATCCAGCTCTTCATCATCAGAGTACTCCTCCACTAGGAGAGATTTTGGCAAAAGTTCCATTGACTTAAATACTAGCCACAGATCGTAGCTAAAAATAGAGCTGAAATGACCACTCACGTGCCACATGTTCCGCTCCGACGTACACCGGCCCCGAGCCGTGCTTCAGGCGAAAGGTCACGGGTGGATGAAGATCCAATCCAGACAGGTTAACCTGACGGAGAATGAAATCTCATGAGGTATATACAAACACTTgtggaaaggggaaaaaaaataaaaataaaaaaaagacacatgacattcagccaagtttgctgacccatactcagaattctgcatttaacccatccaaagtgcgcacacacacagaacacacacctggagcagtgggcagccatttatgctgcggcacccagggagcagtagggggttcgatgccttgctcaagggcaccaaagtcgtggtattgccggcccaagattcgaacccacagccctagggttaggagtcaaactctaaccactaggccacgacttccccttaaatgtgactagcatgtgtaCTGCATTTGTCAACCCTCTGGCGCTGCTTATGGTCATTAGATgtactttatttcaattaagttAATACCATTTTAGTTAGATAAGGATTCATATATTGCAGGGAATCTTATTGTGCTACACGAAATACATGGGATCCATTTATTACTACCCCttaaaatggttagttcacccaaaaaagaaaattgtcattaaaggactcgccctcatgtcgttacaaacccacaagacctccgtttatcttcggagcacagtttaagattttagatttagtccgagctctcagtccctccattgaagctgtgtgtacggtatactgtccatgtccagaaaggtaagaaaaacatcaaagtagtccatgtgacagagggtcagttagaatttgaagcatcgaaaatacattgtcccaaaaattttaattatgacagacctggaagagaaaacaatgctgaataaagtcgtaacttatttttggaccaaaa is part of the Carassius auratus strain Wakin chromosome 10, ASM336829v1, whole genome shotgun sequence genome and harbors:
- the LOC113110359 gene encoding nucleoplasmin-like, whose translation is MSKTEKPLSTLWGCELNESNKEESFKTDDTNHQHQLALRTMCLGHTAKDEFNIVELVTGEGNSSAKAVPIATLHAKSMPTVNLSGLDLHPPVTFRLKHGSGPVYVGAEHVALEEYSDDEELDEEMDEEVEEEEEDIEVSLVKKSTKNGAGKRKKPEKGEDEEASDGENPPKKGKGRGRKAKV